From Acidovorax sp. FHTAMBA, one genomic window encodes:
- the chrA gene encoding chromate efflux transporter, translating to MTTSANAPTLERPAAVGFGEALRFWLKLGFISFGGPAGQIAIMHTELVERRRWISETRFLHALNYCMLLPGPEAQQLATYIGWLLHRTWGGIVAGALFVLPSLFILIALSWVYLRFGDVPVVAGIFYGIKPAVTALVLHAAHRIGTRALKNGWMWGIAAASFVAIFAFHTPFPAIVLAAGLIGYFGAKRWPAVFALGGGHGNTHKGYGPALIDDDTPTPAHARFSRSHLAKVLAAGLLLWLAAMGVLVATQGWQGTLTQMGWFFTKAALLTFGGAYAVLPYVYQGAVEHYQWLSGPQMIDGLALGETTPGPLIMVVAFVGFVGAWLQQVWGPDALFAGAATGAVVVTFVTFLPSFIFILAGGPVVEATHGKLGFTAPLSAITAAVVGVILNLALFFAWHLLWPQGFGAAMDAVSAVIALAAGVALFRFKTGVLSLLAACAVVGLAVTLFRPWLA from the coding sequence ATGACAACATCCGCCAACGCCCCCACCCTGGAGCGCCCCGCCGCCGTCGGCTTTGGCGAGGCCCTGCGCTTCTGGCTCAAGCTCGGCTTCATCAGCTTCGGCGGTCCGGCCGGGCAGATCGCCATCATGCACACCGAGCTGGTCGAGCGGCGCCGCTGGATCAGCGAGACGCGCTTTCTGCACGCCCTCAACTACTGCATGCTGCTGCCCGGCCCCGAGGCGCAGCAACTGGCCACCTACATCGGCTGGCTGCTGCACCGCACCTGGGGCGGCATCGTGGCGGGCGCCTTGTTTGTACTGCCCTCGCTGTTCATCCTGATCGCGCTGTCCTGGGTGTATCTGCGCTTTGGCGATGTGCCGGTGGTGGCGGGCATCTTCTACGGCATCAAGCCCGCCGTCACAGCGCTGGTGTTGCACGCCGCGCACCGCATCGGCACGCGCGCGCTCAAGAACGGCTGGATGTGGGGCATCGCCGCCGCGTCCTTCGTGGCCATCTTTGCATTCCACACGCCCTTCCCGGCCATCGTGCTGGCGGCCGGGCTCATCGGCTACTTCGGTGCAAAGCGCTGGCCCGCCGTATTCGCACTCGGTGGCGGACATGGCAATACCCACAAGGGCTACGGCCCGGCGCTGATCGACGACGACACGCCCACGCCTGCCCACGCCCGCTTCTCGCGCAGCCACTTGGCGAAGGTGCTGGCGGCGGGCCTGCTGCTGTGGCTGGCAGCCATGGGCGTGCTGGTGGCCACGCAGGGCTGGCAAGGCACGCTCACGCAGATGGGCTGGTTCTTCACCAAAGCCGCGCTGCTGACCTTTGGCGGCGCCTACGCCGTGCTGCCTTACGTGTATCAGGGCGCGGTGGAACACTACCAGTGGCTCAGCGGCCCGCAGATGATCGACGGTCTGGCCCTGGGCGAGACCACGCCCGGCCCGTTGATCATGGTGGTGGCCTTTGTGGGCTTTGTCGGCGCCTGGCTGCAGCAGGTGTGGGGGCCGGACGCGCTGTTTGCCGGTGCCGCCACGGGCGCCGTGGTGGTCACCTTCGTCACTTTTCTGCCCTCGTTCATCTTCATTCTGGCCGGCGGTCCGGTGGTGGAGGCCACGCACGGCAAGCTCGGCTTCACCGCGCCGCTGTCGGCCATCACCGCCGCCGTGGTGGGCGTGATCCTGAACCTGGCGCTGTTCTTTGCCTGGCACCTGCTGTGGCCGCAAGGCTTTGGCGCGGCAATGGATGCGGTGTCGGCCGTGATCGCGCTCGCAGCCGGTGTGGCGCTGTTCCGCTTCAAGACCGGCGTGCTGAGCCTGCTGGCGGCGTGCGCGGTGGTCGGGCTGGCGGTGACGTTGTTCAGGCCCTGGCTCGCCTGA
- a CDS encoding propionate--CoA ligase, whose product MPRRQAAMTAYADFYRQSLAQPDAFWAEQARLIDWQTPPQQVCDYSKPPFAKWFVGGTTNLCHNAVDRHLATRASQAALVAISTETNTERSYSFAELHAEVQRMAAVLKSLGVQKGDRVLIYMPMIAEAAFAMLACVRIGALHSVVFGGFASGSLASRIEDAEPVAVVSADAGSRGGKVVPYKPLLDEAIALSRHKPAAVLMVDRGLAPAAMRAGRDHDWAALREQHLNTVVPCEWVESTHPSYTLYTSGTTGKPKGVQRDTGGYTVALAASMKHIFDAKAGDVYFATSDIGWVVGHSYIVYGPLIAGMTTIMYEGLPTRPDAGVWWSIVEKYQVTHMFSAPTAVRVLKKQDPAYLAKYNVKSLKALWLAGEPLDEPTAQWISGALAVPIIDNYWQTETGWPILTLANGVEQQTTRFGSPGKAMYGYHVKLIDETNGEELTGANQKGVVAIEGPLPPGCMQTVWRDDERFVNTYWKSIPGRLIYSTFDWGIRDADGYHFILGRTDDVINVAGHRLGTREIEESISSHPNIAEVAVVGVADSLKGQVAMAFAVPRDASGLTDDAARLKLEGEVMKQVDNQLGAVARPSRVYFVTVLPKTRSGKLLRRALQAVAERRDPGDLTTMEDPAALQQVKELVG is encoded by the coding sequence ATGCCGAGGAGACAAGCCGCCATGACCGCCTACGCCGACTTTTACCGCCAGTCCCTGGCGCAGCCTGACGCCTTCTGGGCCGAGCAGGCCCGCCTCATCGACTGGCAGACGCCGCCGCAGCAGGTCTGTGACTACAGCAAGCCGCCGTTTGCCAAATGGTTTGTGGGCGGCACCACCAACCTGTGCCACAACGCGGTAGACCGGCATCTGGCCACACGCGCCAGCCAGGCGGCGCTGGTGGCAATCTCCACCGAAACCAACACCGAGCGCAGCTACAGCTTTGCCGAGCTGCATGCCGAGGTGCAGCGCATGGCAGCCGTGCTGAAAAGCCTGGGCGTGCAGAAGGGCGACCGCGTGCTCATCTACATGCCGATGATTGCCGAGGCAGCGTTTGCCATGCTGGCCTGCGTGCGCATTGGCGCGCTGCATTCGGTGGTGTTTGGCGGCTTCGCTTCGGGCTCGCTCGCTTCACGCATTGAAGATGCGGAGCCGGTGGCCGTGGTCAGCGCCGATGCAGGCTCGCGCGGTGGCAAGGTGGTGCCCTACAAGCCGCTGCTGGACGAAGCCATTGCGCTGTCCAGACACAAGCCCGCCGCCGTGCTGATGGTGGACCGCGGCCTGGCCCCGGCCGCCATGCGTGCCGGCCGCGACCACGACTGGGCCGCCCTGCGCGAGCAGCATCTGAACACCGTGGTGCCCTGCGAATGGGTGGAATCCACCCACCCCAGCTACACGCTGTACACCAGCGGCACCACGGGCAAGCCCAAGGGCGTGCAGCGCGACACGGGTGGCTACACCGTGGCGCTGGCTGCGAGCATGAAGCACATCTTTGATGCCAAGGCGGGCGACGTGTACTTCGCCACGAGTGACATCGGCTGGGTGGTGGGGCACAGCTACATCGTCTACGGCCCGTTGATCGCGGGCATGACGACCATTATGTACGAGGGCCTGCCCACGCGGCCCGATGCCGGTGTGTGGTGGAGCATTGTGGAGAAGTACCAGGTCACCCACATGTTCTCGGCCCCCACGGCGGTGCGGGTGCTGAAGAAGCAGGACCCGGCCTATCTGGCCAAGTACAACGTGAAAAGTCTCAAGGCCCTGTGGCTGGCGGGCGAGCCGCTGGACGAACCCACGGCCCAGTGGATCAGCGGCGCACTGGCCGTGCCCATCATCGACAACTACTGGCAGACCGAAACCGGCTGGCCCATCCTGACCCTGGCCAACGGCGTGGAGCAGCAGACCACCCGCTTTGGCAGCCCGGGCAAGGCCATGTATGGCTACCACGTCAAGCTCATTGACGAGACCAATGGCGAAGAGCTGACCGGCGCCAACCAGAAGGGCGTGGTCGCCATCGAAGGGCCGCTGCCCCCCGGCTGCATGCAGACCGTGTGGCGCGACGATGAGCGCTTTGTGAACACCTACTGGAAGAGCATCCCCGGCCGGCTGATCTACAGCACGTTTGACTGGGGCATCCGCGATGCCGACGGCTACCACTTCATCCTGGGCCGCACGGATGACGTGATCAACGTGGCTGGCCACCGCCTGGGCACGCGCGAGATCGAGGAATCCATCTCGTCGCACCCCAACATTGCCGAGGTGGCCGTGGTGGGCGTGGCCGACAGCCTCAAGGGCCAGGTGGCCATGGCGTTTGCAGTGCCACGTGATGCCTCGGGCCTGACGGACGACGCCGCCCGCCTCAAGCTCGAAGGCGAGGTGATGAAGCAGGTGGACAACCAGCTCGGCGCCGTAGCGCGTCCATCGCGCGTGTACTTTGTGACCGTGCTGCCCAAGACCCGCAGCGGCAAGCTGCTGCGACGCGCCCTGCAGGCCGTGGCCGAGCGGCGCGACCCGGGCGACTTGACGACGATGGAAGACCCTGCCGCGCTGCAGCAGGTCAAGGAGTTGGTGGGGTAA
- a CDS encoding MFS transporter — MGVQNSSMGDVALPPTSQRVSNNSTAAKSKVQPRVVAATVAGNALEFFDFTTYAFFAVYIGQTFFPADEPLVTVMLSVAVFGVGFITRPLGGLLIGSFADRVGRKPAMLLTIALITIGTIGMALTPSYASIGLAAPIIVIACRLVQGLALGGEVGPSTTYLIEIAPQGRRGLYGSWQLASQGIASLAAGVVGIVLTLALSKEQMLAWGWRIPFLLGLALIPIAFFLRRHMPESLEHPTHSGPIKSPLADIRHHLRPIMLALMVILGVTISTYAAIYMTTYAVTTLKLSATIAMSATIVFGVATWAGALLGGWLSDLYGRKPVMLWARVALFVLVYPAYMLLIEHTSVATLALATALLALLTGIGGAPTLVAIPELFPGHVRALGLSIAYAFGVALFGGTAQLVITWLIKVTNNPAAPALYVLITSLIAIVGILLMRETGGDKELQK, encoded by the coding sequence ATGGGCGTTCAAAATTCCAGTATGGGCGACGTCGCGTTGCCGCCCACATCCCAGCGCGTATCGAACAATTCAACTGCCGCGAAGAGCAAGGTGCAGCCCCGCGTCGTGGCTGCAACAGTGGCGGGTAACGCGCTGGAGTTCTTTGATTTCACCACCTACGCGTTCTTCGCGGTGTATATCGGCCAGACCTTCTTTCCTGCTGACGAGCCGCTGGTCACAGTGATGCTGTCGGTAGCGGTCTTTGGCGTTGGCTTCATCACGCGCCCTTTGGGCGGGCTGCTGATCGGCTCTTTTGCTGATCGTGTCGGACGCAAGCCGGCCATGCTGTTGACCATTGCGCTCATCACGATCGGCACGATCGGCATGGCGCTCACCCCCTCGTACGCAAGCATCGGGTTGGCGGCACCCATCATCGTCATTGCCTGTCGGCTGGTGCAGGGGCTGGCCCTGGGCGGCGAGGTCGGGCCGTCTACGACGTATCTGATCGAGATCGCACCCCAGGGCCGGCGCGGCCTGTATGGCAGCTGGCAGCTTGCCAGCCAGGGCATAGCCTCGCTTGCGGCTGGCGTCGTCGGCATTGTGCTCACGCTGGCGCTAAGCAAGGAGCAGATGCTGGCGTGGGGTTGGCGTATCCCTTTTTTGCTCGGTCTGGCATTGATCCCCATTGCTTTCTTTCTGCGCCGCCACATGCCTGAGAGCCTCGAGCATCCCACGCATAGCGGACCCATCAAGAGCCCGCTGGCCGATATCCGGCACCATCTGCGACCGATCATGCTGGCGCTCATGGTAATCCTGGGTGTGACGATCTCGACCTATGCGGCGATCTACATGACCACTTATGCCGTGACCACGCTCAAGCTCTCCGCGACGATCGCCATGTCGGCGACCATCGTATTCGGCGTGGCGACCTGGGCGGGTGCGCTGCTTGGGGGCTGGCTGTCAGATCTGTATGGGCGCAAACCTGTGATGCTCTGGGCTCGCGTGGCGTTGTTTGTTCTGGTCTATCCGGCTTACATGCTACTCATCGAGCACACCAGCGTTGCCACTTTGGCACTGGCGACTGCGCTGCTGGCATTGCTCACGGGCATTGGTGGCGCGCCAACGCTGGTGGCCATCCCGGAGCTGTTCCCTGGTCATGTACGCGCGCTCGGGCTGTCGATTGCCTATGCCTTTGGTGTGGCGCTGTTTGGCGGCACCGCGCAACTGGTGATCACCTGGCTCATCAAGGTGACCAACAACCCGGCGGCGCCAGCGCTCTACGTACTTATCACCAGCTTGATCGCCATCGTCGGCATTCTGCTCATGCGCGAAACCGGCGGTGACAAGGAACTACAGAAATGA
- a CDS encoding rhodanese-like domain-containing protein: MQALSGTSSLPPGMALALAASFGSLEHWHAQLVAAARDGGTGALQLAFQDDSGMLVNERASVSGTPLLTLDESGHDPLEAAAAVETLLATIDWAAVYSRYQLAVTAASDRLQASAQEAQQAAHLIDVRRAGAYAGAATTLPGARWRDPAAIGTWLQEIPVGAQVVVYCVHGHDVSRAAALRLRAAGIKARFLQGGLEGWAASGHALQPKDAA, encoded by the coding sequence ATGCAAGCACTCTCTGGCACCTCCTCCCTTCCACCCGGCATGGCCCTGGCGTTGGCCGCCAGCTTTGGCAGCCTGGAACACTGGCATGCGCAGCTCGTGGCGGCAGCACGCGATGGCGGTACTGGCGCGCTGCAATTGGCGTTTCAGGACGATAGCGGGATGCTGGTGAACGAGCGTGCCTCGGTCAGCGGCACGCCGCTGCTCACGCTGGATGAGTCCGGGCATGACCCACTGGAGGCAGCGGCCGCTGTCGAAACCCTCCTCGCCACCATCGACTGGGCTGCTGTCTATAGCCGCTACCAGCTTGCGGTGACTGCTGCCAGTGACAGGCTGCAGGCGTCGGCGCAGGAGGCGCAGCAGGCCGCGCACCTCATCGACGTGCGCCGGGCGGGCGCCTACGCCGGGGCCGCCACCACCCTTCCCGGCGCCCGTTGGCGCGATCCGGCCGCCATTGGAACCTGGTTGCAGGAAATTCCTGTGGGTGCGCAAGTGGTCGTGTACTGTGTCCATGGCCACGACGTAAGCCGGGCCGCCGCGCTGCGCCTGCGTGCTGCGGGCATCAAGGCGCGCTTTCTGCAGGGCGGACTGGAGGGCTGGGCGGCATCGGGCCACGCCCTGCAGCCCAAAGACGCGGCTTGA
- a CDS encoding lysophospholipid acyltransferase family protein — protein MHHHTIFDTPVINTLLRGLSVAILKATGWKVEGQLPQHAAKSVLIAAPHTSNWDLPYTLMLAFVLRLRVYWMGKQSIFRWPFGGLMRWLGGIPVNRGQASNLVALSAQAMRDADGPMQLIVPPEGTRGKTRHWKTGFYFIAQQAGVPIVLAFVDYERKVGGLGPLFELTGDVEADMAAIKAFYAPIKGKNPGQFEA, from the coding sequence ATGCACCATCACACCATTTTCGATACACCCGTCATCAACACCCTGCTGCGCGGGCTGTCCGTCGCCATCCTCAAGGCCACGGGCTGGAAGGTGGAGGGCCAGCTACCGCAGCACGCTGCCAAGAGCGTGCTGATTGCCGCACCCCACACCAGCAACTGGGACCTGCCCTACACCCTGATGCTCGCCTTCGTGCTGCGCCTGCGCGTGTACTGGATGGGCAAGCAGAGCATCTTCCGCTGGCCCTTCGGTGGCCTGATGCGCTGGCTGGGCGGCATTCCGGTCAACCGGGGCCAGGCCAGCAACCTGGTGGCCCTGTCGGCCCAGGCCATGCGCGACGCCGACGGCCCCATGCAACTCATCGTGCCGCCCGAGGGCACGCGCGGCAAGACACGGCACTGGAAGACGGGCTTTTACTTCATCGCCCAGCAGGCGGGCGTACCCATCGTGCTGGCCTTTGTGGACTACGAGCGCAAGGTCGGCGGCCTGGGGCCGCTGTTCGAACTTACGGGCGACGTGGAGGCCGACATGGCCGCCATCAAGGCGTTCTATGCACCCATCAAGGGCAAGAACCCGGGGCAGTTCGAGGCCTGA
- a CDS encoding glutaminase, whose product MDRAALETLQSFLVGLDARMKRAHKRGRVAHYIPQLASVDVHQFGISVCLASGEQLSAGDAATPFSIQSISKVFSLAIALGRHGDRLWKRVGKEPSNYTFNSVIELEQEGGKPRNPFVNAGALVTTDAMLDAPDAGGGLDELMDFVRTAAGDDRISIDEQVAASEYRTAYRNFSLAYFLRSCGNLHTECERLLQIYCRQCAIAMNCQQLASVGRFLAGFDSAAHLLNPAQARSINALMLVAGHYDGSGDFAYSVGFPGKSGVGGGILAVVPGHASIAVWSPGLNAFGNSLLGTRALQELSEFTGWSVF is encoded by the coding sequence ATGGACCGCGCCGCTTTGGAAACGCTCCAGAGCTTTCTGGTAGGGCTCGACGCGCGCATGAAGCGCGCACACAAACGCGGCCGGGTGGCGCACTACATTCCGCAACTGGCCAGCGTTGATGTGCATCAGTTCGGGATCAGTGTGTGCCTGGCCAGTGGTGAGCAGCTGAGCGCGGGCGACGCTGCGACGCCGTTTTCGATCCAGAGCATCTCAAAGGTCTTCTCGCTGGCGATCGCATTGGGCCGTCACGGCGACCGGCTCTGGAAGCGGGTGGGCAAGGAACCATCTAACTACACCTTCAACTCGGTCATTGAGCTTGAGCAGGAAGGCGGCAAACCGCGCAATCCTTTCGTCAATGCGGGTGCACTGGTCACCACCGACGCCATGCTTGATGCGCCTGACGCGGGCGGCGGACTCGACGAACTGATGGATTTCGTTCGCACGGCGGCGGGAGATGACCGGATCTCGATTGATGAACAGGTTGCCGCCTCGGAATACCGCACGGCCTACCGCAACTTCTCCCTGGCGTACTTTCTACGCTCGTGCGGTAATCTGCACACCGAATGCGAACGGCTGCTGCAGATTTACTGTCGCCAATGCGCGATCGCGATGAACTGCCAGCAATTGGCCAGCGTCGGCCGGTTCCTGGCCGGCTTCGACTCCGCAGCCCACCTGCTGAACCCAGCTCAGGCACGCAGCATCAACGCCTTGATGCTGGTCGCGGGGCACTATGATGGTTCAGGCGACTTTGCCTATTCGGTCGGCTTCCCCGGCAAGAGTGGCGTCGGAGGCGGCATTCTTGCCGTCGTTCCGGGACATGCATCGATCGCGGTCTGGTCTCCTGGCCTGAATGCGTTTGGCAATTCACTGCTCGGCACGCGCGCGCTGCAAGAGTTGTCAGAGTTCACCGGCTGGTCGGTGTTCTGA
- a CDS encoding chromate resistance protein ChrB domain-containing protein, which yields MWSTLIMTLPTQPNAVRLRIWRHLKTLGCAALRDGAYLLPREHAGLLAPVAEQVREHGGTAMVLSMAATDDAQRAAIEALFDRTEAFTQWRDTATALQADLAQLSETDARRRLRSIADALQALHRTDYYPGSAATQADADLATLRQAVDACFSKGEPAAQPAHGIARLDRTKFQNRRWTTRARPWVDRLACAWLIRRFIDPGAVFVWLQDPAQAPRGALGFDFDGARFTHVGARVSFEVLAASFDLDRADARLQRLARVVHYLDVGGIPVPEAAGLEAVLAGLREVHADDDQLTQAAAAVFDALYAAPLPSNPLAA from the coding sequence ATGTGGTCCACCCTCATCATGACCTTGCCCACACAGCCCAATGCGGTGCGGCTGCGCATCTGGCGCCATCTCAAAACGCTGGGCTGCGCGGCCCTGCGCGATGGTGCCTATCTGCTGCCCCGGGAACACGCGGGCCTGCTGGCCCCCGTGGCCGAGCAGGTTCGCGAGCACGGCGGCACGGCCATGGTGTTGAGCATGGCGGCCACCGATGACGCCCAGCGCGCCGCCATTGAAGCGCTGTTTGACCGCACCGAAGCCTTCACCCAGTGGCGCGACACCGCCACCGCCCTGCAGGCCGACCTGGCGCAGCTCAGCGAAACCGATGCCCGCCGCCGCCTGCGCAGCATTGCCGACGCGCTGCAGGCGCTGCACCGCACCGACTACTACCCCGGCAGCGCAGCCACCCAGGCCGATGCCGACCTGGCCACACTGCGCCAGGCGGTGGATGCCTGCTTCTCCAAAGGCGAACCGGCGGCCCAGCCTGCGCATGGCATTGCGCGCCTGGACCGCACGAAGTTCCAGAACCGGCGCTGGACCACGCGCGCCCGGCCCTGGGTGGACCGCCTGGCCTGCGCCTGGCTGATCCGCCGCTTCATCGATCCGGGCGCGGTCTTTGTCTGGCTGCAGGACCCGGCCCAGGCGCCGCGCGGCGCACTGGGCTTTGACTTTGACGGTGCCCGCTTCACCCATGTGGGCGCGCGTGTGAGCTTTGAGGTGCTGGCCGCCAGCTTTGACCTGGATCGTGCCGACGCCCGGCTGCAGCGCCTGGCCCGGGTCGTGCATTACCTGGATGTGGGCGGCATCCCCGTGCCCGAGGCTGCGGGCCTGGAAGCCGTGCTGGCCGGGCTGCGCGAGGTACATGCCGATGACGACCAGCTGACCCAGGCCGCCGCCGCCGTGTTCGACGCGCTGTATGCCGCGCCCCTCCCCTCAAACCCCCTCGCCGCATGA
- a CDS encoding LysR family transcriptional regulator produces MNLRHLEYLLAVADTGSFSRAAERCHITQSALSRSIQTLEDDLGARLIDRMGKRNELTPFGQTVASRARRMVLDAVELKRSAQLLQEGYLGVIRIGLGAGPTALLMQPFLRYMACMHPRVQVSLESGPPELQTNRLRERGFDALVVDLRSVTPADDLLIEDLGQMRGGFICRAGHPLTKLNTPITFAHLQRYPLGSTSLNPELARLLITRYGPAADPQVAVTLRCNDVNSLLHAVHGSDAVFLGLISPAREAIANGSLVELPITPALNEGAHFAFVTLADRTEAPAMGIFRQFVAEHLHD; encoded by the coding sequence ATGAACCTGCGCCATCTGGAGTACCTGCTGGCTGTGGCGGACACCGGTTCGTTCAGCCGCGCCGCGGAGCGGTGCCACATCACCCAGTCCGCCCTGAGTCGCAGCATCCAGACCCTCGAAGACGACCTCGGAGCACGTCTGATAGACCGAATGGGCAAGCGCAACGAGTTGACGCCGTTCGGCCAGACCGTTGCAAGCCGGGCGCGCCGCATGGTGCTGGATGCCGTTGAGCTAAAACGCAGCGCACAGCTATTGCAAGAGGGCTACTTGGGGGTCATCCGCATTGGGCTCGGCGCGGGGCCTACTGCACTGCTGATGCAGCCCTTTCTGCGTTACATGGCCTGCATGCATCCAAGAGTGCAGGTCAGCCTCGAATCAGGCCCCCCCGAGTTGCAGACCAACCGCTTGCGCGAACGTGGATTCGACGCACTGGTTGTGGATCTACGCAGCGTCACGCCAGCTGATGACCTGTTGATCGAAGATTTGGGTCAAATGCGCGGTGGTTTCATCTGTCGCGCGGGTCACCCCCTTACCAAGCTCAACACCCCCATTACATTTGCACACCTCCAACGCTATCCGTTAGGGTCGACTTCACTCAATCCGGAGTTGGCACGTCTTCTGATCACCCGCTATGGACCCGCAGCGGATCCCCAGGTCGCGGTGACCCTGCGCTGCAACGATGTCAACAGTTTGCTACACGCGGTACACGGCAGTGACGCGGTGTTCCTCGGCCTAATCAGCCCTGCGCGTGAAGCCATCGCCAACGGTAGCTTGGTGGAGTTGCCCATCACTCCGGCGTTGAACGAGGGCGCACACTTTGCGTTCGTTACCCTGGCCGACCGTACTGAAGCGCCTGCCATGGGAATTTTTCGCCAGTTTGTAGCCGAGCATCTGCATGACTGA
- a CDS encoding isochorismatase family protein → MLLDATESQLVLVDYQERLMPAIFEGPAVLANARRLAEIARMLDVPVWGTEQNPSRLGANDPALRALCQNTLAKMHFSAAEEGLGEWLRPPAKPQQGGNARSLPKHLQKPAQQAPERGTIVIAGCEAHVCLLQTALDLIDDEFEVWVVTDACGSRTERNRDAAFDRLAGAGAELVTTEMVAFEWLGSCEHPAFKDVLALVK, encoded by the coding sequence ATGCTGCTTGACGCCACCGAATCCCAACTCGTCCTGGTTGATTACCAGGAACGCCTGATGCCCGCCATCTTTGAAGGCCCCGCCGTGCTGGCCAATGCCCGCCGCCTGGCCGAGATTGCCCGCATGCTGGACGTACCCGTGTGGGGCACCGAGCAAAACCCCTCGCGCCTGGGCGCTAACGACCCCGCTCTGCGCGCCCTGTGCCAGAACACCCTGGCCAAGATGCATTTCAGCGCCGCCGAGGAAGGCCTGGGCGAATGGCTGCGCCCCCCCGCCAAGCCGCAGCAGGGCGGCAACGCGCGCAGCCTGCCCAAGCACCTGCAAAAGCCCGCGCAGCAAGCGCCCGAACGCGGCACCATCGTCATTGCAGGGTGCGAAGCCCATGTCTGCCTGTTGCAGACCGCGCTGGACCTGATCGACGACGAGTTTGAAGTGTGGGTGGTGACCGACGCCTGCGGCTCGCGCACCGAGCGCAACCGCGACGCCGCCTTCGACCGGCTGGCCGGCGCAGGCGCCGAGCTGGTGACCACTGAAATGGTCGCATTTGAATGGCTGGGCAGTTGCGAGCACCCGGCGTTCAAGGATGTGCTGGCGCTGGTGAAGTAA
- a CDS encoding M20 aminoacylase family protein, giving the protein MTVQDTLQAVRAHEDEFIALRRDIHQHPELPFEELRTSDLVAARLRDWGYHVERGLGGTGVVGQLKRGDGKRTLGLRADMDALPIQEATGLQYASRNQGVMHACGHDGHTAMLLAAAKVLAEQGDFSGTLNLIFQPAEEYGTSDCGAVRMINDGLFDKYPCDAIFSMHNMPGWPQGHLIFREGPMMASSDKVYITLVGHGGHGAVPHKAADPVVAAASLVMALQTVVSRNVDPLQTAVVTVGVLQSGRANNVIPDSAYLELSVRALDSEVRSLLQQRITEIAHAQAQSFGVKAEIDYRRGYAALVNSKDETDFARQIGSELVGAERVVPQAPPLTGSEDFAFMLEKCPGSYLLIGNGDGDKLGACMVHNPGYDFNDANLAIGAAYWALLARRYLV; this is encoded by the coding sequence ATGACTGTTCAAGACACCTTGCAGGCGGTACGCGCACACGAAGACGAATTCATCGCTTTGCGCCGTGATATCCATCAGCACCCCGAGCTGCCATTCGAAGAGCTGCGCACCAGTGATTTGGTGGCTGCGCGCCTGCGGGACTGGGGTTACCACGTTGAGCGCGGCCTGGGCGGCACCGGTGTGGTCGGGCAACTCAAGCGTGGCGACGGCAAGCGCACGCTGGGCCTGCGCGCGGACATGGATGCACTGCCGATCCAGGAAGCCACGGGGCTGCAGTACGCAAGTCGCAACCAGGGCGTCATGCATGCCTGCGGCCACGACGGACATACGGCCATGCTGCTGGCGGCAGCCAAGGTGCTGGCAGAGCAGGGTGACTTCTCAGGGACACTCAACCTGATTTTCCAGCCTGCGGAGGAGTACGGCACCAGCGACTGTGGCGCCGTACGCATGATCAACGACGGCCTGTTCGACAAATACCCATGTGACGCTATCTTCAGCATGCACAACATGCCCGGCTGGCCACAGGGGCACTTGATCTTTCGCGAAGGCCCAATGATGGCCTCCTCTGACAAGGTCTACATCACGCTGGTAGGTCACGGTGGTCACGGTGCTGTGCCGCACAAGGCAGCCGATCCGGTGGTGGCGGCAGCCAGCCTGGTGATGGCGTTGCAGACCGTCGTCTCGCGCAACGTCGATCCACTGCAAACAGCGGTGGTAACTGTGGGGGTGCTGCAATCCGGCCGCGCCAATAACGTCATCCCCGACAGCGCATATCTCGAGCTGAGCGTGCGCGCGCTCGATTCTGAGGTGCGCAGCCTGCTGCAGCAGCGCATTACCGAAATCGCCCACGCTCAGGCGCAGAGCTTTGGCGTCAAGGCTGAAATCGACTATCGGCGCGGCTACGCGGCACTGGTCAACAGCAAGGACGAAACCGACTTCGCCCGCCAGATTGGCAGCGAATTGGTTGGTGCCGAGCGCGTCGTGCCGCAGGCCCCGCCACTCACCGGCAGCGAAGACTTCGCTTTCATGCTGGAGAAGTGCCCCGGCAGCTACCTGTTGATTGGAAACGGGGATGGCGACAAGCTGGGCGCCTGCATGGTGCACAACCCGGGTTACGACTTCAACGACGCCAACCTGGCCATTGGCGCTGCATACTGGGCGCTGCTGGCGCGGCGTTATCTGGTTTGA